A stretch of Amycolatopsis balhimycina FH 1894 DNA encodes these proteins:
- the pstS gene encoding phosphate ABC transporter substrate-binding protein PstS has product MKIMRPLSAVGIVASAALVLAACGSDPAATNSSSSNSASAPAATGTADVECGGKSPLSAEGSSAQKNAIDIFTQQYSKKCSGQQVNYNPSGSGAGVKQFNANQIDFGGSDSPIKDADAAAAKTRCGSDAWNIPMVVGPIAIAYKLSGVDKLTLTPSVAAKIFSGGITKWNDPAIKAVKGNESLNLPDKPIQVVSRADESGTTDNFQKYLGAAAKADWTKGAGKKFNGGVGNGAQGSNGVATAVKASDGGITYVEGAFAKDGLTPALIDSGSGGVELNAANVAKSLDAAKFLKDGTNDLALDLNGIYASNTAGAYPLLLTTYEIVCSKYSNPDVAKAVKAFLTVAATDGQQPLSAKGYVPIPQSLQTKVLAAVKAIS; this is encoded by the coding sequence GTGAAGATCATGCGGCCCCTGAGCGCGGTGGGCATCGTCGCGAGCGCCGCCCTCGTGCTCGCCGCCTGTGGTTCCGACCCCGCGGCGACCAACAGCAGCAGCTCCAACTCGGCTTCGGCCCCCGCTGCGACCGGCACCGCCGACGTGGAGTGCGGTGGCAAGAGCCCGCTCTCCGCGGAAGGTTCGTCGGCTCAGAAGAACGCCATCGACATCTTCACGCAGCAGTACAGCAAGAAGTGCTCGGGCCAGCAGGTCAACTACAACCCCAGTGGCTCGGGTGCCGGCGTCAAGCAGTTCAACGCCAACCAGATCGACTTCGGCGGCTCGGACTCGCCGATCAAGGACGCCGACGCCGCGGCCGCCAAGACCCGCTGCGGCAGCGACGCGTGGAACATCCCGATGGTGGTCGGCCCGATCGCGATCGCCTACAAGCTCTCCGGTGTGGACAAGCTGACGCTGACCCCGTCGGTCGCCGCCAAGATCTTCAGCGGTGGCATCACCAAGTGGAACGACCCGGCCATCAAGGCGGTCAAGGGCAACGAGAGCCTGAACCTGCCGGACAAGCCCATCCAGGTCGTCTCCCGCGCGGACGAGTCGGGCACCACCGACAACTTCCAGAAGTACCTGGGCGCGGCCGCGAAGGCGGACTGGACCAAGGGCGCCGGCAAGAAGTTCAACGGTGGCGTCGGCAACGGTGCGCAGGGCTCCAACGGTGTCGCGACCGCGGTGAAGGCCTCCGACGGCGGCATCACCTACGTCGAGGGCGCGTTCGCCAAGGACGGCCTGACCCCGGCTCTGATCGACAGCGGTTCCGGCGGCGTCGAGCTGAACGCGGCCAACGTGGCGAAGTCCCTGGACGCGGCGAAGTTCCTCAAGGACGGCACGAACGACCTCGCGCTCGACCTCAACGGCATCTACGCCAGCAACACCGCGGGTGCCTACCCGCTGCTGCTGACGACCTACGAGATCGTCTGCTCGAAGTACTCGAACCCGGACGTCGCGAAGGCTGTCAAGGCGTTCCTGACGGTGGCCGCCACCGACGGTCAGCAGCCGCTGTCCGCCAAGGGCTACGTGCCGATCCCGCAGTCGCTGCAGACCAAGGTCCTGGCCGCGGTCAAGGCGATCTCCTGA